One Halobaculum roseum DNA segment encodes these proteins:
- a CDS encoding O-acetylhomoserine aminocarboxypropyltransferase/cysteine synthase family protein, whose protein sequence is MSGDDPNHGFWTRSVHEGAAPDPATGARAPPIHQTTSYVFDDADHAARLFALEEEGYIYSRLLNPTVARLGERLASLEGGVGAVPTSSGMASFDLATFLLASAGDNIVSSSSLYGGTYTYLTHTVERRGVETRFVDTLDYDAYAEAIDDDTAFVHLETIGNPALVTPDIERIADIAHEHDTPLFVDNTFATPYLCRPLEHGADLVWESTTKWIHGSGSTVGGALVDGGSFPWGEHADRFPELGADNPAYHGVNFAERFGEAALTYAGIARGLRDLGSAQSPFDAWATMQKLESLPMRMERHCANAQHVAEHLADHPAVDWVTYPGLPDHETHAEASEYLDGGYGGMITFGLTGGYDAARGTVENTELASLLANVGDAKTLVIHPASTTHQQLTEEEQLAAGVTGDMVRLSVGVENPEDIVADLDRAIDAATR, encoded by the coding sequence ATGTCCGGAGACGACCCAAATCACGGATTCTGGACGCGGAGCGTCCACGAGGGTGCAGCGCCCGATCCGGCGACGGGCGCGCGAGCCCCGCCGATCCACCAGACCACCTCCTACGTGTTCGACGACGCCGACCACGCGGCGCGGCTGTTCGCGCTGGAGGAGGAAGGGTACATCTACAGCCGACTGCTCAACCCGACGGTCGCGCGGCTGGGCGAGCGGCTCGCGTCGCTGGAGGGCGGCGTCGGCGCGGTGCCGACCAGTTCGGGGATGGCCTCCTTCGACCTCGCAACCTTCCTGCTGGCGTCGGCCGGCGACAACATCGTCTCGTCCTCGTCGCTGTACGGCGGCACGTACACCTACCTCACACACACGGTGGAGCGGCGAGGGGTCGAGACGCGCTTCGTCGACACGCTCGACTACGACGCCTACGCGGAGGCGATCGACGACGACACCGCGTTCGTCCACCTGGAGACGATCGGCAACCCGGCGCTCGTGACGCCAGACATCGAGCGGATCGCCGACATCGCCCACGAGCACGACACGCCGCTGTTCGTCGACAACACGTTCGCGACGCCGTACCTCTGCCGGCCGCTCGAACACGGTGCCGACCTCGTGTGGGAGTCGACGACGAAGTGGATCCACGGCTCGGGCTCCACCGTCGGCGGCGCCCTCGTCGACGGCGGCTCGTTCCCGTGGGGCGAGCACGCCGACCGGTTCCCCGAATTGGGCGCGGACAACCCCGCCTATCACGGCGTCAACTTCGCCGAGCGGTTCGGGGAGGCGGCGCTCACCTACGCCGGGATCGCGCGCGGACTCCGGGATCTGGGGAGCGCACAGTCCCCGTTCGACGCGTGGGCGACGATGCAGAAGCTGGAGTCGCTCCCGATGCGGATGGAACGCCACTGCGCAAACGCCCAGCACGTCGCCGAACACCTCGCGGACCACCCCGCCGTCGATTGGGTGACGTATCCGGGGCTCCCGGACCACGAGACACACGCCGAGGCGTCGGAGTACCTCGACGGCGGCTACGGCGGGATGATCACCTTCGGCCTCACGGGTGGGTACGACGCCGCCCGCGGCACCGTCGAGAACACGGAGTTGGCGTCGCTGCTGGCGAACGTCGGCGACGCGAAGACGCTGGTGATCCATCCAGCCTCGACGACCCACCAGCAGCTCACCGAGGAGGAGCAACTGGCCGCGGGCGTCACCGGCGACATGGTCCGGCTGTCGGTCGGCGTCGAGAACCCCGAGGACATCGTCGCCGACCTCGACCGCGCGATCGACGCGGCGACGCGGTAG